One part of the Sorangiineae bacterium MSr11954 genome encodes these proteins:
- a CDS encoding SDR family oxidoreductase, producing MSNIRGKVVAITGASSGIGEAAARLLAERGAKVVLGARRTERLETIVRELRARDREAVHQRLDVTARGDVESFVRFACQSFGRVDVLINNAGIMPLSPLEQRHVDEWDRMIDVNIKGVLYGIAAALPRMKEQGGGHFINVSSIAAHRVVHTAAVYSATKFAVNAISEGLRQEGGETIRVTVISPGPTTSELPNTISDPATKAFVEQYRKAILPAEAIARAIAFAVEQPADVDVNEIIVRPTAQG from the coding sequence ATGTCGAACATTCGTGGAAAAGTGGTGGCGATCACGGGCGCGAGCAGCGGCATCGGCGAGGCGGCCGCGCGCCTCTTGGCCGAGCGCGGGGCCAAGGTCGTGCTCGGTGCGCGGCGCACCGAGCGGCTCGAGACCATCGTTCGAGAGCTCCGGGCGCGCGATCGGGAGGCGGTGCACCAGAGGCTCGACGTCACTGCGCGAGGTGACGTGGAGTCGTTCGTGCGCTTTGCCTGCCAGAGCTTTGGGCGCGTCGATGTCCTGATCAACAACGCCGGGATCATGCCGCTCTCGCCGCTGGAGCAGCGCCACGTGGACGAGTGGGATCGCATGATCGACGTCAATATCAAAGGAGTGCTCTACGGCATCGCGGCGGCGCTCCCGAGGATGAAGGAGCAGGGCGGAGGGCACTTCATCAACGTCTCCTCCATCGCCGCCCACCGCGTGGTGCACACGGCGGCCGTTTACTCGGCCACCAAGTTCGCCGTCAACGCCATCTCCGAGGGGTTGCGCCAGGAGGGCGGCGAGACGATTCGGGTGACCGTGATCTCGCCCGGCCCCACCACGTCGGAGCTGCCGAACACCATTTCGGATCCGGCGACCAAGGCCTTCGTCGAACAGTACCGCAAGGCGATCCTCCCCGCGGAGGCCATCGCTCGGGCCATCGCGTTTGCCGTCGAGCAGCCGGCCGACGTGGACGTCAACGAGATCATCGTGCGGCCGACGGCGCAGGGGTGA
- a CDS encoding AAA family ATPase — MTHVEADTELALRTSMVRSTVVPERLGPYRILRCVGSGGMGVVYEALDEERGARVALKTLPDVQPGALARFKKEYRSLADLTHYNLATLYELMAIDDTWFFTMEFVDGVSFLQYVWGTKALALPPDAAGISFDAETRLRAALRQLAVGASVLHTASLLHLDLKPANALVEASGRVVILDFGLVESLERGAAGEEQAGVLVGTPLYVSPEQVLGARPTPASDWYAVGTILFEALTGTTPFEGTALNVTLARTWGPAPSPGTRRAGLPPDLVDLCVRLLEQDPERRAGARDILAVCEGAPQSIRTGTLPASGRSLIGRENELATLRAWCDEPERPLCVFVKGASGVGKTALVRELLTEIETADTMVLRGRCYERESVPYKGFDALVDALCRKIDALPFAEQRALFDADIHHTARIFSVLEDLEVLPSIPAPIGGYLEPQTLRQRAFAGLKRVLRHLGERRKLVLFVDDLHWADADSAHLLCELVADPDPPNMLVLAAYRDDEDEYSPFLREVRGRQQAGTLPFTERELHIEPLVHDDAVRFARVCLGPGEKEERAADVAREAAGIPFFIDALARHGGPAKEQGESPAPSLDRVIDARLRKMPDDARRMLQVVAIAARPIEQALAFSAAQIRGDAHAVLAQLRSAQLLRTRGLRGTDIVEVYHDRIRQNVAASLPKTALTEIHGWLATSLEAGQRTPADVLAYHLREAGELRRASEYAERAAEQAATALAFERAAELYANAWSWGDPMTDHARELQIRRAQALFNAGRCGEAATIYLAASEGAAPLERRELRRLAAEAYLYGGHIDEGLAVARTLLDEVGLSYPRSPAWAAAKTVAQLVYLRWRGIDFTRQTETGLTSQEIFPTDLGWSLGKGLGNVLPLEGTYFLVRSLASALHLGEPKRIGRGLALVGGTVLAPWRIGARYIERAEKIGRETDDPYLAGLPRIMRALGHISQTGRWKLALEMVDEGVAILRERSTGVSWEAALGTGIALKALEAIGDLGEIGRRASPWSRESTERGDLFAQTMSGQFEALALIAQGDIDGARKQDHRILLRWSRGGYTAQHLYSLYLRIYCHLYTGKPESAWDLFHLELPQIERAYFLKLPISRLPTLHLWACLKLERARTHRGERDALLEACERIRRRLAREQRMDGPAHAKLIEAGITAGRGEREKARDLLEDCRAEYRRLDMLLAAACTERRLGELSGKDDLCAAADAEMRKLGVADPTSFVHVMAPRFN; from the coding sequence ATGACGCACGTCGAGGCGGATACCGAGCTTGCGCTGCGAACCTCCATGGTGCGATCCACCGTCGTTCCGGAGCGGCTGGGGCCCTACCGTATTTTGCGCTGCGTGGGCTCAGGTGGAATGGGCGTCGTGTACGAGGCGCTCGACGAGGAGCGCGGCGCCCGGGTGGCCCTCAAAACCCTGCCCGACGTGCAGCCGGGGGCGCTGGCGCGCTTCAAGAAGGAGTACCGCAGCCTCGCCGATCTGACCCACTACAATCTGGCCACGCTGTACGAGCTCATGGCCATCGACGACACCTGGTTTTTCACCATGGAGTTCGTCGATGGGGTGAGCTTCCTGCAATACGTGTGGGGTACGAAAGCGCTCGCGCTTCCTCCCGACGCGGCCGGCATTTCGTTCGACGCGGAGACGCGGCTGCGGGCGGCCTTGCGGCAGCTCGCCGTTGGGGCCTCGGTGCTTCACACGGCCTCCCTCCTCCACTTGGATCTGAAGCCGGCCAACGCGCTGGTCGAGGCGTCGGGGCGCGTGGTGATCCTCGACTTTGGCTTGGTGGAGTCGCTGGAGCGCGGCGCAGCCGGTGAGGAGCAGGCCGGGGTGCTCGTGGGCACGCCGCTCTACGTGTCGCCGGAGCAGGTGCTGGGCGCGCGGCCCACGCCGGCCAGCGATTGGTACGCGGTGGGCACCATTTTGTTCGAGGCGCTGACCGGCACCACGCCGTTCGAGGGCACCGCGCTCAACGTCACCTTGGCGCGCACCTGGGGACCGGCACCGAGCCCGGGCACCCGCCGCGCGGGGCTGCCGCCGGATCTGGTCGATCTGTGCGTGCGCTTGCTCGAGCAGGATCCCGAGCGGCGCGCGGGGGCCAGGGACATCCTCGCGGTCTGCGAAGGGGCGCCGCAGTCGATCCGGACCGGCACCCTGCCCGCCAGCGGGCGCTCGCTCATCGGTCGTGAGAACGAGCTCGCCACCCTTCGCGCGTGGTGCGACGAACCCGAGCGGCCCCTGTGCGTCTTCGTCAAAGGCGCGTCGGGTGTAGGCAAGACGGCGCTGGTGCGCGAGCTCCTCACCGAGATCGAGACGGCCGACACCATGGTGCTCCGCGGGCGCTGCTACGAGCGCGAATCGGTGCCGTACAAGGGCTTCGATGCGCTGGTCGACGCGCTCTGCCGCAAGATCGACGCGCTGCCGTTCGCGGAGCAGCGCGCGCTCTTCGACGCCGACATCCACCACACGGCGCGCATCTTCTCGGTGCTGGAAGATCTCGAGGTCCTGCCGTCGATCCCCGCGCCCATCGGCGGGTACCTGGAGCCGCAGACGTTGCGGCAGCGCGCCTTCGCCGGGCTCAAACGGGTGCTCCGGCACCTGGGCGAGCGCCGGAAGCTGGTGCTCTTCGTCGACGATTTGCATTGGGCCGACGCCGACAGCGCGCACCTTCTGTGCGAGCTGGTGGCCGATCCCGATCCGCCGAACATGCTCGTGCTCGCCGCGTACCGCGATGACGAGGACGAGTACAGCCCGTTCTTGCGCGAGGTGCGCGGGCGCCAGCAGGCGGGCACCTTGCCCTTCACCGAGCGCGAGCTTCACATCGAGCCGCTCGTGCACGACGACGCCGTTCGCTTTGCGCGGGTCTGCTTGGGTCCCGGTGAAAAGGAGGAGCGCGCCGCCGATGTGGCGCGCGAGGCGGCCGGCATCCCCTTCTTCATCGATGCGCTGGCGCGCCATGGAGGGCCCGCGAAGGAACAGGGCGAGTCCCCGGCCCCATCGCTCGATCGCGTCATCGACGCACGCTTGCGCAAGATGCCGGACGATGCGCGCCGCATGCTGCAGGTCGTGGCCATCGCCGCCCGGCCCATCGAGCAGGCGCTGGCCTTTTCGGCCGCTCAGATCCGCGGTGACGCGCACGCCGTGCTCGCCCAGCTTCGCTCGGCGCAATTGCTCCGAACGCGGGGGCTGCGAGGTACCGACATCGTGGAGGTCTATCACGATCGCATTCGGCAGAATGTTGCAGCGTCGCTGCCGAAGACGGCGCTCACCGAGATTCACGGATGGCTCGCCACCTCCCTCGAGGCGGGCCAGCGCACCCCCGCCGATGTATTGGCCTATCACTTGCGAGAAGCCGGGGAGCTTCGTCGTGCCTCCGAGTACGCCGAGCGTGCCGCCGAGCAGGCAGCGACGGCGCTCGCGTTCGAACGTGCGGCGGAGCTCTACGCGAACGCATGGAGCTGGGGCGATCCGATGACCGATCACGCTCGGGAGCTGCAGATACGAAGGGCGCAAGCCTTGTTCAACGCAGGCCGCTGCGGGGAAGCTGCAACCATTTACCTGGCCGCCTCCGAAGGCGCCGCGCCTTTGGAGCGCCGCGAGCTGCGCCGCCTCGCCGCGGAGGCCTATCTCTACGGAGGCCACATCGACGAAGGTCTGGCGGTGGCGCGCACGCTGCTCGACGAAGTCGGGCTCTCCTACCCGCGCTCCCCCGCGTGGGCGGCGGCCAAGACGGTGGCGCAGCTCGTCTACCTTCGGTGGCGCGGGATCGATTTCACGCGTCAAACCGAGACGGGGCTAACGTCCCAGGAGATCTTTCCGACCGATCTCGGCTGGTCGCTCGGGAAGGGCCTCGGCAATGTGCTGCCCTTGGAGGGCACGTACTTCCTCGTGCGCAGCCTCGCCTCCGCGCTGCACCTCGGCGAACCGAAGCGCATCGGCCGGGGCCTCGCGCTGGTGGGCGGCACGGTGCTCGCCCCCTGGCGCATCGGCGCACGCTACATCGAACGGGCGGAAAAGATCGGGCGCGAGACGGACGACCCTTACTTGGCGGGGCTGCCGCGGATCATGCGCGCGCTCGGGCACATCTCGCAGACGGGGCGCTGGAAACTCGCGCTCGAGATGGTCGACGAGGGGGTCGCCATCTTGCGCGAGCGGTCCACGGGGGTGAGCTGGGAGGCGGCGCTCGGCACCGGCATCGCACTCAAGGCGCTGGAGGCGATCGGCGATCTGGGCGAAATCGGCCGGCGGGCGAGCCCCTGGAGCCGCGAGTCGACGGAGCGCGGCGATCTGTTCGCGCAGACCATGTCGGGGCAGTTCGAAGCGCTCGCGCTCATCGCGCAGGGCGACATCGACGGCGCGCGCAAGCAGGACCACCGCATCTTGCTGCGCTGGTCGCGCGGCGGCTACACGGCGCAGCACTTGTACTCGCTCTACCTGCGCATCTATTGCCATTTGTACACGGGCAAACCCGAGAGCGCGTGGGATCTGTTTCACCTCGAGCTGCCGCAGATCGAGCGCGCCTATTTTCTCAAGCTGCCGATCTCGCGGCTGCCGACCTTGCACCTGTGGGCATGCCTGAAGCTCGAGCGCGCCCGCACCCACCGGGGCGAGCGCGATGCGCTGCTCGAAGCGTGCGAGCGCATTCGACGCCGGCTGGCGCGCGAGCAGCGCATGGATGGCCCCGCGCACGCCAAGCTGATCGAGGCGGGCATCACCGCCGGGCGCGGCGAGCGGGAAAAAGCGCGCGACCTGCTCGAGGATTGCCGGGCCGAGTACCGCCGCCTCGATATGCTGCTCGCGGCCGCGTGCACCGAGCGGCGCCTGGGCGAGCTCTCCGGCAAGGACGATCTGTGCGCGGCGGCCGACGCGGAGATGCGCAAGCTGGGCGTGGCCGATCCCACGAGCTTCGTGCACGTGATGGCGCCGCGGTTCAACTGA